A window of Sulfurimonas gotlandica GD1 contains these coding sequences:
- a CDS encoding PAS domain-containing sensor histidine kinase, whose amino-acid sequence MLKQYKEAIEKSNIISRTDVEGIITFVNDEFCKISGYSKDELIGKNHNIVRHPDVPASRFKALWDTILEKKIYKDTVKNLAKDGSTFYVNTTVIPILDEDDKIAEFIAIRYDVTNEVFYKEQLQQKEKELEELNQTLEMRVQDKTKELEELNITLEQRVKDEVSKNEEKQKVMFLQSRQASLGQMLANVAHQWRQPLTELNLAMFNMKKAALDNKTDVLTELYGESKNIIKNMSQTIDDFTNFFNPQKEKHPFNISDSINESLSLLDKMLESEMISVKTNFENLTVLGISNELTQVIINIIKNAKDAFVTNSILIREISITTKKEDNFALIEVEDNAGGIKKENIDNIFEPYFTTKHQSSGTGLGLFMSKMICEQGMAGHLDVRSKKGVTTFSIKIPLVSDER is encoded by the coding sequence ATGTTAAAACAGTACAAAGAAGCCATTGAAAAAAGCAATATCATCTCAAGAACAGATGTAGAAGGCATTATCACATTTGTAAATGATGAATTTTGCAAGATTTCCGGTTACTCCAAAGATGAACTTATAGGTAAAAACCATAACATTGTACGACATCCAGATGTACCTGCATCAAGATTTAAAGCTCTATGGGACACCATATTAGAGAAAAAAATCTACAAAGATACTGTTAAAAACCTCGCAAAAGATGGCTCCACTTTTTATGTAAATACTACAGTAATTCCCATACTCGACGAAGATGACAAGATAGCTGAGTTTATTGCTATACGTTACGATGTTACTAATGAGGTCTTTTACAAAGAGCAACTTCAACAAAAAGAAAAAGAGTTAGAAGAGTTAAACCAGACTCTAGAGATGCGTGTACAAGACAAAACAAAAGAGTTGGAAGAGCTTAATATTACACTAGAGCAACGTGTAAAAGACGAAGTCTCTAAAAATGAAGAGAAGCAAAAGGTGATGTTTTTACAATCACGCCAAGCATCTCTTGGTCAGATGCTGGCAAATGTAGCACATCAGTGGAGACAACCGCTAACAGAGCTAAACCTTGCGATGTTTAATATGAAAAAAGCAGCACTTGATAATAAAACAGATGTACTAACAGAGCTTTACGGTGAAAGCAAGAACATCATTAAAAATATGTCTCAGACCATAGATGACTTTACTAACTTCTTCAATCCTCAAAAAGAGAAACATCCTTTTAACATAAGTGACAGCATAAATGAATCTTTAAGCCTTTTAGACAAAATGCTAGAATCTGAGATGATAAGTGTAAAGACCAATTTTGAAAACTTAACAGTTCTTGGCATCTCAAATGAACTGACACAAGTAATAATAAACATAATCAAAAATGCAAAAGATGCCTTTGTGACTAATAGCATCCTTATACGAGAAATAAGTATTACAACAAAAAAAGAAGATAACTTCGCTCTCATAGAAGTTGAAGATAACGCAGGCGGTATAAAAAAAGAAAATATTGACAATATCTTTGAACCATACTTTACGACGAAGCATCAGAGTAGTGGAACAGGACTTGGTCTTTTTATGTCAAAGATGATTTGCGAGCAGGGTATGGCTGGACACTTGGATGTAAGAAGTAAGAAGGGTGTAACAACCTTTAGTATAAAGATACCGTTGGTTAGCGATGAGAGATAA
- a CDS encoding sensor domain-containing diguanylate cyclase, giving the protein MNILNNLDTFIELIPDLAFFKNMDGVYTHCNSTYLSFVNKNREEIIGKTGFEIHSCENASNIQKIDNEILTSNKTKSFEETFINKDGSITYFHTTKQVLHNHLSEKLGLFCILRDITSEKEYQLIYEDNELLLENIASHDDLSLILNDIVNLAEERNKNTMCSILLLNESKKNLLNGAAPSLPDFYNKAINGIEIGEKVGSCGSAVYKQERVIVEDIDTHENWQPYLALTQKANLHACWSEPIFSSRDEILGSFAIYNNKVKKPSDFELKLISSYAHLASLAIEKENHSKAIKESNERLKELAIKDYLTGLYNRSKLDNSLEYQIKRSKRYESVFGVIMMDIDYFKSVNDKHGHQVGDKVLLEFAKVLTDISRETDIVGRWGGEEFLIIIENADKDGITNLAHKIRETIEMHDFPVVKRKTASLGVTIYNKDEKINELIGRVDKALYKAKNSGRNQVQYL; this is encoded by the coding sequence ATGAATATTTTAAACAATCTAGATACTTTTATTGAGTTGATACCGGATTTAGCATTTTTTAAAAACATGGATGGTGTGTATACTCACTGTAACAGCACATATCTTAGTTTTGTCAATAAAAATAGAGAAGAGATCATTGGCAAAACAGGCTTTGAGATACATTCATGTGAGAATGCGAGTAATATCCAAAAAATCGATAATGAAATATTGACAAGTAATAAGACTAAATCTTTTGAAGAGACCTTCATCAATAAAGATGGATCTATTACATATTTTCACACAACAAAGCAGGTTTTACATAATCATCTTTCGGAGAAGCTTGGACTTTTTTGTATTCTCAGAGATATCACCTCAGAAAAAGAGTATCAATTAATATATGAAGACAATGAACTACTATTAGAGAATATTGCAAGTCATGACGATTTATCTTTAATCCTCAACGATATAGTAAACTTGGCAGAAGAGAGAAATAAAAACACCATGTGTTCTATCCTCTTACTAAATGAAAGTAAAAAAAATCTTTTAAATGGAGCTGCTCCAAGTCTACCTGATTTTTACAATAAAGCTATAAATGGTATAGAAATCGGTGAAAAGGTAGGTTCATGCGGTAGTGCAGTCTATAAACAAGAGCGAGTTATAGTTGAAGATATCGATACACATGAAAACTGGCAACCATATTTAGCGTTAACTCAAAAAGCAAATCTACATGCCTGCTGGTCTGAGCCTATATTCTCTTCAAGAGATGAGATACTTGGAAGCTTTGCAATTTACAATAACAAAGTAAAAAAACCTAGTGACTTTGAACTAAAACTTATTAGCTCTTATGCTCATTTAGCCTCTCTTGCTATTGAAAAAGAAAATCATAGCAAAGCGATAAAAGAATCAAATGAAAGACTAAAAGAGCTTGCAATAAAAGACTACTTAACAGGTCTATATAACCGTTCTAAACTAGATAATTCTTTAGAGTATCAAATCAAACGCTCAAAACGATACGAAAGTGTTTTTGGTGTAATCATGATGGACATAGACTACTTTAAATCAGTAAATGACAAACATGGTCACCAAGTCGGAGACAAGGTTCTCTTAGAGTTTGCTAAAGTACTTACAGATATATCAAGAGAGACAGATATCGTAGGTAGATGGGGCGGAGAAGAGTTCCTTATTATCATAGAAAATGCAGACAAAGATGGCATTACAAATCTAGCTCATAAGATAAGGGAGACTATCGAGATGCATGACTTTCCTGTTGTAAAACGCAAAACTGCAAGTCTTGGTGTAACAATCTATAATAAAGATGAAAAGATCAACGAGCTTATCGGTAGAGTTGACAAAGCACTCTATAAAGCAAAAAACAGTGGAAGAAACCAAGTTCAATATCTATAA
- a CDS encoding nitrite/sulfite reductase, protein MQTEEPKLNKRERYKARLRPIDYFEEFEDLDFENLGEGDRFFLQDFGIFTTDFLEDEFTMRLRVPAGRITTEQFSYIADVVEEFDLTVITTARGGLQLHDIDVDDVLAIWKKLNSHGLTTWQSFGDNIRNIVSDAFDGRGKYSEIEAYPIIMQMQDYIVKNPRYVGMLPRRVSIGISGNSASVTSFFANDLYFALAKKNDVYGFNVYMGGKNTDIAQDADIFLLETQVFDFFKAFVEAFYLHGSRFSRSKTRLFYLIEDIGLNVLKAHIEKEYGKAFEHGGELQLEKKLFSAHEELKDGTFSYCYQTDFARLNVDEMKEISKFASQNSVEIRIGVDQNIYLLGLKEASTPFASPKESSTIITCAGSLCPYSFWSIKNETQYLPLTKIAEHGITVGFSGCIKGCGRHRHTDIGLVGLKTNNFGDTDGGARIFIGAVHTTGQSVGRMLFSMVPLVHLYETLELIIKLYELSEYSNFEEFSDAILNKFSEEFLALWVLANLQSGKALKLEPTSSGFEYEKSLLKTNFADVDFLEPIDEEFSHSISAMAKKLWTVAGEDPTYKPKINRVNFR, encoded by the coding sequence ATGCAAACAGAAGAACCAAAACTAAACAAACGTGAAAGATACAAAGCCAGACTTAGACCAATTGACTACTTTGAAGAGTTTGAAGACCTTGACTTCGAGAACCTAGGAGAGGGAGATAGATTTTTCCTTCAAGATTTTGGTATCTTTACTACTGACTTTTTAGAAGATGAGTTTACTATGCGTCTTCGTGTTCCCGCAGGAAGAATTACAACTGAACAATTTTCTTATATAGCTGACGTAGTTGAAGAGTTTGACTTAACTGTCATCACAACTGCTAGAGGCGGTCTACAACTTCATGATATTGATGTTGATGATGTTTTGGCAATTTGGAAAAAACTAAATTCTCATGGTCTTACAACATGGCAGAGTTTTGGTGATAACATCAGAAATATCGTTTCAGATGCTTTTGATGGTCGCGGAAAATACAGCGAAATAGAAGCTTATCCTATCATCATGCAGATGCAAGATTACATAGTTAAAAATCCTCGCTATGTTGGGATGCTTCCTCGTCGTGTATCTATCGGCATCTCAGGAAACAGCGCAAGTGTTACATCATTTTTCGCAAATGATCTCTACTTTGCGCTAGCTAAAAAGAATGATGTTTACGGTTTTAATGTTTACATGGGCGGTAAAAATACAGATATTGCTCAAGATGCAGATATCTTTTTACTAGAGACGCAAGTATTTGACTTTTTCAAAGCTTTCGTAGAAGCATTTTACCTTCACGGTTCACGCTTTTCTCGCTCTAAAACTCGTCTCTTTTATCTTATAGAAGATATTGGACTGAATGTTTTAAAGGCCCACATAGAAAAAGAGTATGGAAAAGCTTTTGAGCATGGCGGAGAGCTGCAACTGGAGAAAAAATTATTCTCTGCTCATGAAGAGCTAAAAGACGGAACTTTCTCTTACTGCTACCAGACAGACTTTGCTCGCCTAAACGTAGATGAGATGAAAGAGATCTCAAAGTTTGCATCCCAAAACAGTGTGGAGATAAGAATCGGGGTTGATCAGAACATCTACCTTCTTGGTCTAAAAGAAGCATCTACACCGTTTGCATCTCCAAAAGAGAGCTCGACTATCATCACTTGTGCAGGAAGCCTCTGCCCTTATTCATTTTGGAGTATCAAGAACGAAACTCAATACCTGCCACTTACTAAGATAGCAGAGCATGGCATCACAGTCGGTTTTTCCGGATGTATCAAAGGTTGTGGAAGACACAGACATACAGACATAGGTCTGGTTGGTTTAAAGACTAACAACTTTGGCGACACAGATGGAGGTGCAAGAATCTTCATAGGTGCTGTACACACAACAGGTCAGAGTGTAGGACGTATGCTCTTTTCTATGGTTCCACTTGTGCATCTGTATGAGACACTAGAACTTATCATAAAGTTATACGAACTCAGCGAATACAGCAACTTCGAAGAGTTCTCAGATGCCATACTTAACAAGTTTTCAGAAGAGTTCTTGGCTCTATGGGTTTTAGCAAACCTTCAAAGTGGAAAAGCTCTAAAACTTGAACCGACGAGTTCAGGATTTGAGTACGAAAAAAGTCTGCTAAAAACTAACTTCGCTGATGTAGACTTTTTAGAGCCGATAGATGAAGAATTCTCTCACTCTATAAGTGCTATGGCTAAAAAGCTATGGACAGTAGCAGGAGAAGATCCTACATACAAACCGAAGATAAATAGGGTTAATTTTCGCTAA
- a CDS encoding response regulator transcription factor has product MRDKSLKSLRVLLVEDEENIARLLKGAIGDSFHSFTIAKDGKEGLEKFMQISPDIVITDINMPKLTGLEMAGELKKLNPNVPVIILSAFSEREKLFNAIDVGVAKYFLKPYDPDEILEYISSIADELGSKIVELCDGFSFNKTTHALYKESRFVALSKNEKKFITLLVENENTILDDETIKVSIWDESVSDERLRTFVRRLRGKTSKTLIINVKGLGYKLRFFS; this is encoded by the coding sequence ATGAGAGATAAGTCCTTAAAAAGCCTACGGGTGCTTCTTGTTGAAGATGAAGAGAATATTGCCAGACTGCTAAAGGGTGCCATAGGCGATAGCTTTCACAGTTTTACCATTGCTAAAGACGGTAAAGAAGGCTTAGAAAAGTTCATGCAGATATCTCCTGATATTGTTATAACAGATATCAATATGCCTAAACTCACAGGACTAGAGATGGCAGGAGAGTTGAAAAAGCTAAATCCTAACGTGCCTGTAATTATCTTAAGTGCCTTTAGTGAGAGAGAAAAGCTTTTTAATGCCATAGACGTAGGAGTGGCAAAGTACTTTTTGAAACCTTATGATCCAGATGAGATACTTGAATACATCTCCTCCATTGCTGATGAGCTTGGCAGTAAGATAGTAGAGCTTTGTGACGGTTTTAGTTTTAATAAAACTACTCATGCACTTTACAAAGAGTCAAGGTTTGTAGCCTTATCTAAAAATGAGAAGAAGTTTATAACACTTCTTGTAGAAAATGAGAACACTATACTAGATGATGAAACTATCAAGGTAAGCATCTGGGATGAGAGTGTTAGTGATGAGAGACTTAGAACTTTTGTAAGACGTCTAAGAGGCAAGACCTCTAAAACACTAATCATCAACGTAAAAGGGCTTGGTTATAAGCTCAGATTTTTTTCATAA
- a CDS encoding ribonucleoside triphosphate reductase: MVENILKRDGTHKEFLSFKIEDAIKKAFKSENITYDSSIFFNVLDRLKNKRVVAVEDIQDAIEKELYKGRYFDVMRSFILYRHMHKMQRDSLLDEDTTYINSTQTIEEYINKSDWRIKANSNTGYSNAGLVNNTAGKVIANYWLDKIYSKEEGHAHRDGDYHIHDLDCLTGYCAGWSLRVLLDEGFNGVRGRVESDAPKHFREALGQMANFLGILQSEWAGAQAFSSFDTYLAPYVFRDKLPYKEIKKAVRSFIYNLNVPARWGQSPFTNVTIDWTVPDDLKDQFPTSKQLHLFKNLLDSELEAEAKIRGCNSLENMTYKYFQPEMNLINKAYYEIMTEGDKTGQPFTFPIPTVNITEDFDWYGENTDILFENTAKIGSSYFQNFIGSQYKRDADGNLVENEEAYKPGHVRSMCCRLQLDLRELLKRGGGLFGSAEMTGSIGVVTLNMARLGFLYKGDKEALMIRIDQLMNHAKNTLEKKRVFIQEMYDRGLFPYTQRYLPGFKNHFSTIGVNGINEMIRNFTSDAYDVSSEAGIELATELLNHMRDRMVEFQEDTGNLYNLEATPAEGTTYRFAKEDKKRYGDSILQAGMGENIYYTNSSQIPVDLTNDPFEALTLQDDLQCKYTGGTVLHLYMKEQVSSTEACRKLVKNVISNFRLPYITVTPLFSVCPKHGYITGEHEYCPKCDEELIHEQENLKLEIS, translated from the coding sequence ATGGTTGAAAATATTCTAAAGAGAGATGGCACACACAAAGAGTTCTTATCTTTTAAAATCGAAGATGCAATTAAAAAAGCTTTTAAGAGTGAGAATATCACTTATGACAGTTCTATCTTTTTTAATGTACTTGATCGTTTAAAAAACAAACGTGTTGTTGCTGTTGAAGACATCCAAGATGCTATAGAAAAAGAGCTTTACAAAGGAAGATACTTCGATGTTATGCGCTCTTTCATCCTTTACAGACATATGCACAAGATGCAAAGAGACTCTCTTTTAGATGAAGATACAACTTACATAAACTCTACTCAGACCATAGAAGAGTACATCAATAAAAGTGACTGGAGAATCAAAGCAAACTCTAACACTGGTTACTCAAATGCAGGACTTGTAAACAACACTGCTGGAAAAGTAATTGCTAACTACTGGCTTGATAAGATCTACTCAAAAGAAGAGGGTCACGCGCACAGAGACGGTGACTATCATATTCACGATTTAGACTGTCTTACTGGTTACTGTGCAGGCTGGAGTCTTCGTGTTCTTTTAGATGAAGGTTTTAACGGTGTTCGTGGGAGAGTTGAGAGTGATGCGCCTAAGCATTTCCGTGAAGCTCTTGGACAGATGGCTAACTTTCTTGGCATCTTACAGAGTGAGTGGGCAGGTGCTCAGGCATTTTCATCTTTTGATACTTACTTAGCTCCTTACGTTTTTCGTGACAAGCTTCCGTATAAAGAAATTAAAAAAGCTGTAAGAAGTTTTATCTATAACCTAAATGTACCTGCACGTTGGGGTCAGTCTCCATTTACAAATGTAACTATTGACTGGACTGTTCCTGATGATCTTAAAGATCAGTTCCCTACATCTAAACAGCTTCACCTGTTTAAGAACCTTCTTGACAGTGAACTAGAAGCTGAAGCTAAGATAAGAGGCTGTAACTCTTTAGAAAATATGACATACAAATACTTTCAACCGGAAATGAACCTTATAAACAAAGCTTATTATGAGATTATGACAGAGGGTGACAAGACAGGTCAACCTTTTACATTTCCTATTCCTACTGTAAATATTACAGAAGATTTTGACTGGTATGGTGAAAATACTGATATTCTTTTTGAAAACACGGCAAAAATAGGTTCATCATACTTTCAAAATTTCATCGGTTCTCAATACAAAAGAGATGCTGATGGAAACCTTGTAGAAAACGAAGAAGCATATAAACCTGGACATGTTAGAAGTATGTGCTGTAGACTGCAACTTGACCTAAGAGAGCTGCTTAAACGTGGTGGCGGTCTTTTTGGAAGTGCTGAGATGACTGGTAGTATCGGTGTTGTAACACTGAATATGGCTAGACTCGGTTTCCTTTACAAAGGTGACAAAGAAGCTCTTATGATTCGCATCGACCAACTTATGAACCATGCGAAAAACACTTTAGAGAAAAAACGTGTCTTCATCCAAGAGATGTATGACAGAGGACTTTTCCCATACACTCAGAGATACTTACCAGGTTTTAAAAACCACTTCTCAACTATCGGTGTAAACGGAATCAATGAGATGATAAGAAACTTCACTTCAGATGCTTATGATGTTAGCTCAGAAGCAGGAATAGAACTAGCGACTGAACTTTTAAACCATATGAGAGATAGAATGGTTGAGTTTCAAGAAGACACTGGGAACCTTTACAACCTTGAAGCTACACCTGCTGAAGGAACTACATACAGATTTGCTAAAGAAGACAAGAAGAGATACGGTGACTCGATTTTACAAGCTGGAATGGGTGAGAATATTTACTATACTAATTCATCTCAGATTCCGGTTGATTTAACTAACGATCCGTTTGAAGCACTGACGCTTCAAGACGACTTGCAGTGTAAATATACAGGCGGAACAGTTCTGCATCTATACATGAAAGAACAAGTTAGTTCAACTGAAGCGTGTAGAAAGTTAGTGAAAAATGTTATCTCTAACTTTAGGCTTCCATACATAACTGTTACACCTCTTTTCTCAGTTTGTCCAAAACACGGATACATTACTGGAGAGCATGAGTACTGCCCGAAATGTGATGAAGAATTGATTCACGAGCAAGAAAACCTGAAACTAGAAATTTCATAA
- the hrpB gene encoding ATP-dependent helicase HrpB, which translates to MQNLPINQVLPQVKKELLTSNRLVLQAPPGAGKTTALPLALLDEAWLKDKIIIMLEPRRLAVRSCASRMAELLGEKVGERIGYQIKMESVKSKKTKILIVTEGILTRKLQADPSLEDVALVIFDEFHERSIHADLSLALSLESQSLIREDLKILVMSATLNTHAICGLLENAPLIESEGRSYPVESIYLDAKTKEPTKREFPTFASKLITDVLKSEDGNMLVFLPGIAEIKKTQMLINETLKKTNNTDIFVSSLYGNLSKEEQDRAIKAPPKGKRKIVLATNIAQTSLTIEGIKIVIDSGLANSSVFNSSSGMNKLQSSFISQDSATQRAGRAGRLSAGKCYHLWHKGKILLKHDKPEILSTDLTQMLLELSLWGNEEISELRWMDLPPEGAMIHAKELLFELGAIDANAKITKHGKEMCSFGVHPRLAHMMIKAKEMQLSYEASLVCVLIQEKDIYTSSYRSSDIRERVSVLHDVSCGIPINASHIDIKNCKFLLQSASKIEKRQKCDVNLEMIGVLLALAYPERVSKRREKNSCSYLLANKKGAYLHQEDELFDSEYLVICDLDARGDKVNGVGREGTLWQNALIYKAASIDKSQIELYLKENIETKESLSWNSELQRVEARKRSYFGSIVINETQMQSSSNEEVSKVLLDGIRESGLDSLAWTKDSLGLRHRINFVNAHKALKMSCEFPDFCDEHLLDTMDEWLLPYIEGKNSLKSLSSLNLYSILSGLLTWEQMQSLDALAPAKIQVASGSNIFIDYSDADKPILAVRLQEMFGTQNTPAVLNGKVKLMIHLLSPASKPMQITQDLESFWANTYDDVKKELRGKYKRHYWPDDPLTAQATSKTKKNMHK; encoded by the coding sequence ATGCAAAACCTACCTATAAACCAAGTACTGCCTCAAGTAAAAAAAGAGCTTCTAACTTCCAATCGACTCGTACTTCAGGCACCTCCTGGAGCTGGAAAAACTACGGCACTTCCTTTGGCTCTTTTGGATGAAGCTTGGCTGAAAGATAAAATAATCATCATGCTAGAACCTCGTCGCTTGGCAGTTCGCTCTTGTGCATCTCGTATGGCAGAGCTTTTGGGTGAGAAGGTAGGAGAGAGGATTGGCTACCAGATAAAAATGGAGTCAGTAAAAAGCAAGAAGACGAAGATACTCATAGTCACAGAAGGTATCCTAACTAGAAAACTGCAAGCTGACCCTAGTCTAGAAGATGTTGCTTTAGTTATCTTTGATGAGTTTCATGAGAGAAGTATCCACGCGGATTTGTCTTTGGCTCTTTCACTGGAATCACAATCGCTAATACGAGAAGACCTAAAAATACTTGTTATGTCTGCCACTTTAAACACTCATGCTATTTGTGGTCTTTTAGAAAACGCTCCACTCATCGAGAGTGAGGGTCGTTCTTACCCAGTAGAGAGCATCTACCTAGATGCTAAAACAAAAGAGCCGACAAAAAGAGAATTTCCAACTTTTGCTTCTAAACTTATAACAGATGTTTTAAAAAGTGAAGATGGAAACATGCTTGTCTTTTTACCTGGAATAGCTGAGATAAAAAAAACTCAGATGCTCATAAACGAGACTCTAAAAAAGACTAACAACACAGATATTTTTGTCTCATCTCTTTATGGAAACCTCTCTAAAGAAGAGCAAGACAGAGCCATAAAAGCCCCGCCAAAAGGCAAAAGAAAAATAGTTCTAGCTACTAACATAGCACAAACAAGTCTAACTATAGAGGGCATTAAAATAGTCATAGACTCAGGTCTTGCTAACTCTTCTGTTTTTAACTCCAGTTCAGGGATGAACAAACTTCAAAGCTCTTTTATCTCGCAAGACTCTGCCACTCAAAGAGCCGGTCGTGCTGGACGTTTGAGTGCCGGTAAGTGTTACCACCTTTGGCACAAAGGAAAAATACTTCTAAAACATGACAAACCCGAGATACTATCAACTGACCTAACACAGATGCTGCTAGAACTTTCTCTTTGGGGAAATGAAGAGATAAGCGAACTTCGGTGGATGGACTTACCGCCTGAGGGTGCTATGATTCATGCTAAAGAGCTTTTGTTTGAACTCGGAGCCATAGATGCAAACGCTAAAATAACAAAACACGGAAAAGAGATGTGCTCTTTTGGTGTGCATCCACGCCTAGCGCACATGATGATAAAAGCTAAGGAGATGCAACTCTCGTATGAAGCTTCACTTGTGTGTGTTCTTATACAAGAAAAAGATATCTACACCTCATCGTACAGATCTTCAGATATAAGAGAAAGAGTCTCTGTTTTACATGATGTAAGCTGTGGCATCCCCATAAATGCATCTCACATAGATATAAAAAATTGTAAGTTCTTACTTCAAAGTGCTTCTAAGATTGAGAAGAGGCAAAAGTGTGATGTCAACTTAGAGATGATAGGTGTACTTCTTGCTCTAGCCTACCCTGAGAGAGTCTCAAAACGAAGAGAAAAGAACAGTTGCTCATATCTTCTGGCAAATAAAAAAGGTGCATATCTACACCAAGAAGATGAACTTTTTGATTCTGAATATTTAGTCATCTGTGACTTGGATGCCAGAGGTGACAAGGTGAATGGCGTAGGCAGAGAGGGTACCCTGTGGCAAAATGCACTTATATATAAAGCGGCATCTATAGATAAGTCTCAGATAGAACTCTATTTAAAAGAAAACATAGAGACTAAAGAGTCTCTTTCTTGGAACTCTGAGCTTCAAAGAGTCGAGGCTAGAAAGAGAAGCTATTTTGGAAGTATAGTTATAAATGAGACTCAGATGCAAAGCAGTTCCAATGAAGAAGTATCCAAAGTTTTGCTAGATGGTATACGAGAGTCAGGATTAGACTCTCTGGCATGGACAAAAGACTCGCTTGGTCTCAGACATCGTATTAACTTCGTAAATGCTCACAAGGCTCTTAAAATGAGTTGTGAGTTTCCAGACTTTTGCGATGAGCATCTACTAGATACTATGGATGAGTGGTTACTCCCTTACATTGAAGGTAAAAACTCTTTAAAGTCTCTTTCATCTCTAAACCTCTATTCTATACTCTCAGGATTACTAACATGGGAGCAGATGCAATCCCTTGACGCTTTAGCACCTGCGAAGATACAAGTAGCAAGCGGTTCTAATATCTTTATAGACTATTCAGATGCAGATAAGCCCATACTGGCGGTTAGACTTCAAGAGATGTTTGGCACTCAAAATACACCTGCAGTACTAAATGGGAAAGTAAAGCTAATGATCCACCTGCTCTCTCCAGCATCCAAACCTATGCAAATAACACAAGACTTAGAGAGCTTTTGGGCAAACACTTACGATGACGTAAAAAAAGAACTACGAGGAAAATACAAAAGACACTACTGGCCGGATGACCCATTAACAGCTCAGGCTACGAGTAAGACTAAAAAAAATATGCACAAATAA
- a CDS encoding anaerobic ribonucleoside-triphosphate reductase activating protein, whose product MSINNESNSLSAKKSVYDVTKFTHVDYPDHLACIVWFSGCNMRCDYCYNKAIVFSNSGSYTIDEVLEFLHSRVNLLEAVVLSGGEASSHDLVEFCKAVKKLGFKIKLDTNGTYFSKVKELVELELLDFVALDYKAPKEKFTQITHSNKYDEFSKTLDFLINNFKDFEARTTLHNDLLSEDDINDIIKDLVKRGYDKNYYIQKFQDTGESIGNLEAASNSFDASLLSDRLNIVWR is encoded by the coding sequence GTGAGCATAAACAACGAAAGCAATTCACTGAGTGCTAAAAAATCAGTCTATGATGTAACAAAATTCACTCATGTTGACTATCCTGACCATCTAGCTTGTATAGTGTGGTTTAGCGGATGCAACATGAGATGCGACTACTGTTACAACAAAGCAATTGTTTTTTCCAACAGTGGAAGCTATACCATTGATGAAGTTTTAGAGTTTTTACACTCAAGAGTGAACCTTTTAGAGGCTGTAGTCCTCTCTGGCGGAGAAGCAAGTTCACATGACTTGGTAGAGTTTTGTAAAGCCGTAAAAAAACTTGGCTTTAAGATAAAACTAGACACTAATGGAACATATTTTTCAAAAGTAAAAGAGCTCGTAGAGCTAGAATTGCTCGATTTTGTAGCACTTGACTACAAAGCACCAAAAGAGAAGTTTACACAAATCACCCACTCAAACAAGTATGATGAGTTTTCAAAGACACTGGACTTTCTCATAAATAACTTCAAAGATTTTGAAGCAAGAACAACTCTTCACAACGACCTACTCAGCGAAGATGACATAAACGACATCATAAAAGATCTAGTTAAAAGAGGTTATGACAAAAACTACTACATACAAAAGTTTCAAGATACAGGAGAGAGCATAGGTAACCTAGAAGCTGCATCTAACTCTTTTGACGCTTCACTTCTCTCAGACAGACTAAATATTGTCTGGCGTTAA
- the nrdD gene encoding anaerobic ribonucleoside-triphosphate reductase, whose translation MSKNEALALLKDKRQKCIVYTRVMGYHRPVESFNVGKTGEHKQRKQFTEC comes from the coding sequence ATGAGTAAAAATGAAGCATTAGCATTACTAAAAGACAAAAGACAAAAATGTATTGTATACACAAGAGTTATGGGTTACCACAGACCAGTAGAGAGTTTCAATGTAGGAAAAACTGGTGAGCATAAACAACGAAAGCAATTCACTGAGTGCTAA